In Syngnathus scovelli strain Florida chromosome 11, RoL_Ssco_1.2, whole genome shotgun sequence, one DNA window encodes the following:
- the ruvbl1 gene encoding ruvB-like 1 has translation MKIEEVKSTTKTQRIASHSHVKGLGLDEAGNAKQTACGLVGQEAAREACGIIVDLIRSKKMAGRAVLLAGPPGTGKTALALAVAQELGNKVPFCPMVGSEVYSSEIKKTEVLMENFRRAIGLRIKETKEVYEGEVTELTPCETENPMGGYGKTISHVIIGLRTGKGTKQLKLDPSIYESLQKERVEVGDVIYIEANSGAVKRQGRCDTFATEFDLEAEEYVPLPKGDVHKKKEIVQDVTLHDLDVANAKPQGGQDILSMMGQLMKPKKTEITDKLRTEINKVVNRYIDQGVAELVPGVLFVDEVHMLDIECFTYLHRALESTIAPIVVFASNRGNCLIRGTEDISSPHGIPLDLLDRVMIIRTMLYTPQEMKQIIKIRAQTEGLSISDEALAHLAEIGAKTTLRYAVQLLTPASLLGRVQGKETVEREQVEEINELFYDAKSSAKILQDQHHKYMK, from the exons ATGAAGATCGAGGAGGTGAAGAGCACCACGAAAACTCAACGGATCGCCTCACATAGTCACGTCAAAGGACTTGGTTTGGACGAGGCCGGTAATGCTAAACAGACGGCGTGTGGCTTGGTCGGTCAGGAAGCCGCCAGAGAG GCATGTGGCATCATTGTGGACCTCATCCGCTCCAAGAAGATGGCAGGAAGGGCAGTTTTACTGGCTGGGCCACCTGGTACAGGAAAG ACGGCTCTAGCTTTAGCCGTAGCACAGGAGCTGGGCAACAAGGTGCCCTTCTGCCCCATGGTGGGCAGCGAGGTCTACTCGTCTGAGATTAAAAAAACAGAAGTACTGATGGAGAACTTCAGGAGGGCCATCG GGCTGCGCATCAAAGAGACGAAGGAGGTGTACGAGGGTGAGGTGACAGAGTTGACCCCCTGTGAGACGGAGAACCCAATGGGGGGCTACGGAAAGACTATCAGCCACGTCATTATTGGTCTGAGGACGGGGAAGGGCACCAAGCAGCTCAAG TTGGATCCCAGCATTTACGAGAGTCTTCAGAAGGAGCGTGTGGAGGTGGGAGATGTCATCTACATTGAAGCCAACAGTGGAGCTGTCAAG AGACAAGGTCGCTGTGACACTTTTGCCACTGAGTTTGACCTGGAGGCTGAAGAGTACGTGCCGCTGCCAAAGGGAGACGTGCACAAAAAAAAGGAGATTGTCCAAGACGTCACGCTGCATGACCTCGATGTGGCAAATGCCAAACCGCAG GGAGGCCAGGACATTCTCTCCATGATGGGACAGCTGATGAAGCCCAAAAAGACAGAAATCACAG ATAAGCTCCGAACGGAGATCAACAAGGTGGTGAACCGTTACATCGATCAAGGCGTGGCCGAGCTGGTGCCTGGAGTGCTGTTTGTGGACGAGGTCCACATGCTGGACATAGAGTGCTTCACATATCTCCATAGGGCACTGGAGAGCACCATCGCTCCCATCGTTGTGTTTGCCTCCAACAGGGGGAACTGTCTCATCAG GGGGACCGAGGACATCAGCTCTCCACATGGGATTCCACTGGACCTGCTAGACAGAGTGATGATCATTCGTACCATGCTGTACACGCCGCAAGAGATGAAGCAG atTATCAAGATCCGAGCTCAGACCGAGGGGCTCAGCATCAGCGATGAAGCACTCGCGCACCTTGCAGAGATCGGCGCCAAGACCACCCTCAG GTACGCCGTTCAGCTCCTGACACCGGCCAGCCTGCTCGGTCGCGTTCAAGGCAAAGAGACGGTCGAGCGGGAGCAAGTGGAGGAGATCAACGAGCTTTTTTATGACGCCAAGTCCTCGGCCAAAATTCTTCAGGATCAACATCATAAATATATGAAATGA